The window TGTCAGGCGTTTGTCGCTGGTTTGCTGGCTTAGCCAGGTGCCAAACTCCGTGAGAACGGGGCGCAGCGCCGAATCGGCCTGGGGCCCCTGTAGCCGCACCCGCCAGTGGCCTTTCAGCGTCAGGCGACTTTGGCCCCACTGCACCGTAGTCGGCACCGGCAGTAGCCCCCGGGTATCGGCTAGGGCAGGGTTCTGGGCGACCAACGGATACATTCCCAGGCCGCAGAGTAAAACCGTGACTACAAATCGGGACAACAAGGAGCGAGTCAGCATAAACAGGGAAAACGACGGACGCTAAAGGTACGCAACGACCGGGCCTAAGTGCACCAAACCGGGCTTAGGCGCTACCAGAGGCATTTTTTCGACTGCTGAACAATCATCCTTACTCCAGCGGCTCCTTACCGCTCCGCCCGACTACCGGGGTTTCTGAGCCCGGTGTTACGTGTGCTGTGGCCGACGGCAAGGCAGCCAGTTAGTCGGCTGGGTTCAGTCACACCACTGCCTTTCGGCGAGAAACAGCCCGGCCTCCATTGGTTAAATCAGGCCCCGGGACTTAAATTCCAGGTAGCGGTTGATAGTATTGGCGGTGAGTTGCTGGGGTGGGGTGAGCAGACTATAAATGCCGTAGCGCTGCAGCTCGCGCACAATCTGGCGCTTTTCCTGGGCAAATTTTTCGGCAATGGTCTGGTTGTAGACGTCGGCGGTGCTGGTGGCGGGCTGGTCGAGGTAGTATTGGAGCTCAGTGTTTTCAAAGAACACGACCAGCAGCAGGTGGTCTTTGGCCAGGCCGCGCAAGTAGGGCAGCTGGCGTTGGAGGCCGTTGAGGGTTTCGAAGTTAGTAAACAAAATGAGCAGGCTGCGCTGCCGGATTTTGGCCTTGATGTTGGAATACAGCAGCTGGTAGTCGGTTTCCAGGTAGCGGGTGCGCTGCTTATAGAGCACTTCCAGAATCTTCTGCATGTGGCCCGCCCGCCGCTCGGCCGGCACCACCGTGCTCAGCCGGTCGGCGAAGGTGAGCAGGCCGGCCTTGTCGTGCTTGAGCAGCGCAATGTTGCTCACGACCAGCGTGGCGTTGATGGCGTAATCGAGCAAACTTAAACCCTCAAACGGCATGCGCATCACCCGGCCCTTGTCGATAAGGCAGTACACCTGCTGGGCCCGCTCGTCCTGGTAGTGGTTCACGACCAGCGTATCGGTGCCGGTGCCGGCGCGGCGGGCCGTCGCTTTCCAGTTGATGGTGCGCGGGTCGTCGCCGGCCACGTAGGGCCGGATCTGCTCAAACTCCATGCTGTGGC of the Hymenobacter chitinivorans DSM 11115 genome contains:
- a CDS encoding DUF58 domain-containing protein, with the translated sequence MYFVKSLFLTLRFFLLLMAVVFGLVVAFFWPALLVPMQLLLGLLVVLTLVDWLLLFAPARTGAGGVFGRRVLGDKLANGSDNDVAIYLENTYRFPVTTETIDEIPVQFQRRDVLFRAAVPAGQTSIIQYQLRPVRRGEYQFGALNVFVKSPLGLVQRRFRYGQDQVVPVYPSFLQMRQYELLAISNRLTEIGVKRIRRVGHSMEFEQIRPYVAGDDPRTINWKATARRAGTGTDTLVVNHYQDERAQQVYCLIDKGRVMRMPFEGLSLLDYAINATLVVSNIALLKHDKAGLLTFADRLSTVVPAERRAGHMQKILEVLYKQRTRYLETDYQLLYSNIKAKIRQRSLLILFTNFETLNGLQRQLPYLRGLAKDHLLLVVFFENTELQYYLDQPATSTADVYNQTIAEKFAQEKRQIVRELQRYGIYSLLTPPQQLTANTINRYLEFKSRGLI